Genomic segment of Anopheles darlingi chromosome X, idAnoDarlMG_H_01, whole genome shotgun sequence:
GAAAAGATGCCGCTCTGCTTTGCGCGTTCATGTTCTCCCAATTGCGAAGAGGAATCCTGTTCTAAGTAGCGCTAGAGCGctcgtgcctgtgtgtgtgtgcgttgattCGCGCCTGGTTAAAAGCCGCATCTAATCTCTCTTCTTTTACCGTTCACAGATACGACGACAGCaggtgcaggaggaggaggaggaggaggcagctTAGACGATACTGATTTGGCACGGCGAAacaggtggcagcagcagagggagcagcagcagcgtgaacAACGTCGAGCGTCGGCTGACAGtggaagcaccagcagcagtaggggcAGCAGCGTTgcgaaccggcagcagcagcagcaggagcaggagcagcagggtGATACGACAACAACGCCACCCGGCATGATGCCACCGATCAACGCGAACCAGAGCGTGATGACTGACTCGCAGGGTTTGATCCTGCCGAAGAAGCTCGTCAATCCGGTGCTCGAGTCGATGGACCGTCAGAACCTGCACCGCGAGCTGATGTTCAACCAGAAGATGTAAGTGTATGTGTTTCGGGGGCGATACActagaagaaggaggaaccaggaggaggaggagtgcggTCCCCAATTCGACTAACTAACATTATGACGTTTGTCCACTTGCAGCGGTAAAAGTGTGCTGAACCAAAAGTCGGAACTGCAGCGTGCGCTGGAGAAGCAGAAAGAGCGGCAGGTGCTGGCCGCCCAAAACctggccaaacagcagcaaaccgaacacacgATTGCCAACGAGCTCGGCCGGGTCATCATGCAGCGGGCCCAGCGGCTCGAACAGCAGAAggcaggcggtggcggtggtgccggtacggCAACCGACCAAACCGGTGGCTCCATCAATCCGGAGTATTTGAACGCCCGAGCGAAACTGCGCGCGACCGTCGACACGAAGTAACCAAGTTAAcctacccaccca
This window contains:
- the LOC125952713 gene encoding putative uncharacterized protein DDB_G0271606 — encoded protein: MFRPHLHPTETIRAKMRVFEADTTTAGAGGGGGGGSLDDTDLARRNRWQQQREQQQREQRRASADSGSTSSSRGSSVANRQQQQQEQEQQGDTTTTPPGMMPPINANQSVMTDSQGLILPKKLVNPVLESMDRQNLHRELMFNQKIGKSVLNQKSELQRALEKQKERQVLAAQNLAKQQQTEHTIANELGRVIMQRAQRLEQQKAGGGGGAGTATDQTGGSINPEYLNARAKLRATVDTK